Proteins encoded together in one Terriglobus saanensis SP1PR4 window:
- a CDS encoding glycoside hydrolase family 2 protein produces MRSLRFFRNDINPLRQKANNVILKNLAMLAALLSLATAKAQQSDQLIGGWQMQDATQVSASASAVASAKFTADGWYTATVPGTVLTTLVNNKVYPEPLYGENMRPIPESLNKKSYWYRSSFLVPASHAGRRTWLHFAGVNYSSEVWINGKQVGTTRGAFIRGDFDITAVVKPGQNATLAVLVSPQPHPGIPHEHNVALGEGLNGGETAIDGPTFLSTIGWDWLPAIRDRDTGIWLPVTLSSTGPVIVKDPFVTADLAASHATADLTVATTLKNVTGAPVSGTLVGVLHGQGREITFRTPVTVAPNEQKVVSLDSKSVAALHVTDPKLWWPNGYGPQNLYQMTMRFESGKRESSAQTVQFGIRKIEYQVSDSENLTISVNGVRVMVRGGNWGLDEGMKRVPRERLDAQFHMHALANMNMIRNWVGQSTNPDFYEMADKYGILLWDEFFQPNPSDGPNVTDIPTYLANVTDKVVRYRNHPSIAVWCARNEGYPPKELDDMLKAMMGKLDGSRLYQSNSADGRGVSSHGPYYWRAPRFYYTFNESFKTEVGSMSIPTIESIQGMMPERDWETINDDWAQHDMAKGAEHGDTYPTELAARFGHIRNLADFVRKGQLANYEAYRAMYEGRNALMFKTTTGIITWMSHPAQPSFVWQLYHYDLDPQSSLFAVKKAGEHIHVQLNEATGQLEVVNNQPDDLHNLTLQATIYDLDSKVITHQTLPVDSAAGSKTTDVAALNVPQGISPVYFVKLDLKATDGSLLSTNFYWQSTKPDQFADLAQLPKAKLHVEGSARKDGDRTIFTVTLRNPSSVIALMTHLQLRQKTGGVRVLPVFYSDNYISLIPGEARTVTIEVANKNLTGDAPALALDGFNVEVEPTQGSALLVELNTTAQPELWPATNLVADPVAK; encoded by the coding sequence ATGAGATCTCTGCGGTTCTTCAGAAATGACATCAACCCACTTCGTCAGAAAGCAAACAACGTGATCCTTAAGAACCTCGCCATGCTCGCCGCCCTTCTTTCGCTTGCCACTGCAAAAGCTCAGCAATCCGATCAGCTCATCGGCGGTTGGCAGATGCAGGATGCCACCCAGGTTTCCGCTTCTGCGTCTGCGGTCGCCAGCGCGAAGTTCACGGCCGACGGCTGGTACACCGCGACGGTGCCGGGAACGGTGTTGACCACGCTGGTCAATAACAAGGTCTACCCCGAACCGCTCTATGGCGAAAACATGCGACCGATCCCGGAGAGCCTGAACAAGAAAAGCTATTGGTACCGCTCCTCGTTCCTGGTGCCTGCATCGCATGCAGGGCGTCGCACATGGTTGCACTTTGCCGGAGTGAATTACTCGTCGGAGGTGTGGATCAACGGCAAGCAGGTTGGTACGACGCGTGGAGCATTCATCCGTGGCGACTTCGACATCACAGCGGTGGTCAAACCGGGACAGAATGCGACGCTAGCAGTGCTGGTCAGTCCACAGCCGCATCCCGGTATACCGCATGAACACAACGTCGCCCTGGGCGAAGGTTTGAACGGCGGCGAAACCGCGATTGATGGGCCGACGTTTCTGTCTACCATCGGTTGGGATTGGCTACCGGCGATTCGCGACCGCGATACCGGAATCTGGTTGCCTGTGACCTTATCTTCAACCGGGCCGGTAATAGTGAAGGATCCTTTTGTTACCGCTGATCTTGCGGCGTCGCACGCGACAGCTGACCTTACGGTTGCGACTACGCTCAAGAATGTAACAGGTGCGCCCGTCTCTGGAACGCTCGTTGGTGTTCTTCATGGGCAGGGAAGAGAGATTACTTTCCGTACGCCGGTCACGGTTGCGCCGAACGAACAGAAAGTGGTCTCGTTGGATAGCAAGTCGGTTGCCGCGCTTCATGTCACTGATCCAAAGCTCTGGTGGCCCAATGGCTACGGCCCGCAGAATCTCTACCAGATGACGATGCGGTTTGAATCCGGCAAGAGGGAGTCGAGTGCGCAGACCGTGCAGTTTGGCATTCGCAAGATCGAGTATCAGGTGTCGGATTCGGAGAATCTTACGATCTCCGTCAATGGCGTGCGCGTGATGGTGCGCGGCGGCAACTGGGGTCTGGACGAGGGCATGAAGCGTGTTCCACGTGAGCGATTGGACGCGCAGTTCCACATGCACGCGCTCGCGAACATGAACATGATCCGCAACTGGGTCGGCCAGAGTACGAACCCCGACTTCTACGAGATGGCGGACAAGTACGGCATTCTGCTGTGGGATGAGTTCTTCCAGCCGAACCCGAGTGATGGCCCAAACGTTACCGATATTCCGACGTATCTGGCGAATGTGACGGATAAGGTTGTTCGTTATCGCAACCATCCTTCTATCGCCGTCTGGTGCGCGCGCAACGAAGGCTATCCGCCGAAAGAGCTGGACGACATGCTCAAAGCGATGATGGGCAAGCTCGATGGATCGCGTCTCTATCAGTCGAACTCCGCTGACGGCCGCGGTGTCTCCTCGCATGGACCGTACTACTGGCGTGCTCCGCGTTTTTATTACACCTTCAATGAGAGTTTCAAGACCGAGGTGGGCTCCATGTCGATTCCGACGATTGAATCGATCCAGGGCATGATGCCGGAGAGAGACTGGGAGACGATCAACGACGACTGGGCGCAACACGATATGGCCAAGGGCGCGGAACACGGCGATACCTATCCTACGGAGCTGGCCGCACGCTTCGGACATATCCGCAACCTTGCAGACTTTGTACGCAAAGGGCAGCTTGCGAACTACGAGGCGTATCGCGCGATGTACGAAGGGCGCAATGCGTTGATGTTCAAGACCACCACGGGCATCATCACATGGATGAGTCATCCGGCGCAGCCTAGTTTTGTCTGGCAGCTTTATCACTATGATCTCGATCCGCAGTCTTCGTTATTCGCGGTGAAGAAGGCGGGCGAGCATATTCATGTGCAACTGAATGAGGCTACGGGACAACTGGAAGTCGTCAATAACCAACCGGACGATCTGCACAACCTTACCCTGCAGGCAACGATCTACGACCTCGATAGCAAAGTCATCACGCATCAGACTCTGCCGGTCGACAGCGCGGCGGGAAGCAAAACGACCGATGTCGCGGCGCTGAATGTTCCTCAGGGGATCTCTCCTGTCTACTTCGTGAAACTAGATCTCAAGGCGACGGACGGCTCTTTGCTCTCGACGAACTTCTACTGGCAGAGCACGAAGCCTGATCAGTTCGCGGATCTGGCGCAACTGCCCAAAGCCAAGCTGCATGTTGAAGGCAGTGCGCGTAAAGATGGCGATCGTACGATCTTTACCGTGACGCTTCGCAATCCTTCATCGGTCATTGCTTTGATGACGCATCTTCAGCTTCGTCAAAAGACTGGCGGTGTGCGCGTGCTTCCCGTCTTTTATTCCGACAACTACATCTCACTGATCCCCGGCGAGGCGCGCACCGTTACGATTGAGGTGGCAAACAAGAACCTTACAGGCGACGCCCCCGCGCTTGCCCTGGATGGCTTCAACGTGGAAGTGGAACCGACGCAGGGATCTGCGTTGCTGGTGGAATTGAATACAACGGCACAGCCTGAGCTTTGGCCGGCAACGAACCTCGTTGCGGATCCCGTTGCGAAGTAA
- the fdhA gene encoding formaldehyde dehydrogenase, glutathione-independent, whose protein sequence is MAENRGVVFLGQNKVEVQSIDFPKMQNPAGKKVGHGVILKVVSTNICGSDQHMVRGRTTAPTGMVLGHEITGEVIEAGSDVEYIKVGDLVTVPFNVACGRCRTCREQQTGVCLNVNPGRAGGAYGYVDMGGWIGGQAEFVFVPYADFNLIPFPDKAQAMEKILDLTMLSDILPTGFHGAVTAGVGVGSTVYVAGAGPVGMAAAASAQILGAAVVLVGDMNTDRLKHVADVGFVPVDLREGDNLGELIEKILGKPEVDAAIDAVGFEAKAQGKNGQEAPATVLNSLMSVVRAAGGIGIPGLYVTEDPGAADAAGKTGNLSLRFGLGWAKSHRFYTGQTPVLKYNRQLMQAILHGRIPIAKIVNATVISLGDAAEGYKAFDSGAAKKFVLDPHGLLGK, encoded by the coding sequence ATGGCAGAAAATCGTGGAGTAGTTTTCCTTGGACAGAACAAGGTAGAAGTGCAGTCGATTGATTTCCCCAAGATGCAGAACCCTGCAGGGAAGAAGGTTGGGCACGGCGTCATTCTGAAAGTGGTTTCAACTAATATTTGCGGCTCGGATCAGCACATGGTGCGTGGCCGTACGACCGCGCCGACGGGTATGGTGCTTGGACACGAGATCACAGGAGAGGTGATTGAAGCGGGCTCTGATGTCGAGTACATCAAGGTAGGCGACCTGGTTACAGTGCCATTCAATGTGGCCTGTGGGCGATGCCGCACCTGTCGTGAGCAGCAGACCGGTGTTTGTCTGAACGTGAACCCAGGCCGCGCGGGCGGAGCCTATGGCTATGTCGATATGGGCGGTTGGATTGGTGGGCAGGCTGAGTTTGTCTTCGTTCCGTATGCCGATTTCAACCTCATCCCGTTTCCGGATAAGGCACAGGCGATGGAGAAGATTCTGGACCTCACCATGCTGTCAGACATTCTGCCGACAGGCTTTCACGGAGCAGTGACGGCGGGTGTTGGCGTTGGATCGACCGTCTACGTCGCTGGCGCGGGTCCCGTAGGGATGGCCGCAGCGGCTTCCGCGCAGATTCTCGGTGCGGCGGTCGTGCTGGTCGGTGATATGAATACGGACAGGCTGAAGCATGTGGCCGATGTTGGCTTCGTTCCCGTCGATCTGCGCGAGGGCGACAACCTCGGAGAGCTGATCGAAAAGATCCTGGGTAAGCCCGAGGTCGATGCTGCCATTGATGCCGTTGGTTTTGAAGCCAAGGCGCAGGGCAAGAATGGGCAGGAGGCTCCGGCGACGGTACTGAACTCTCTGATGTCCGTTGTCCGTGCGGCAGGTGGCATCGGCATTCCTGGTCTTTACGTTACAGAGGATCCAGGAGCGGCGGATGCAGCGGGCAAGACAGGAAACCTTAGTCTGCGCTTCGGTCTTGGCTGGGCGAAGTCGCACCGCTTCTACACCGGGCAGACGCCTGTGTTGAAGTACAACCGCCAGCTGATGCAGGCGATTCTGCATGGAAGAATTCCCATTGCGAAGATCGTCAACGCAACGGTGATCTCCCTGGGCGACGCGGCGGAAGGTTACAAGGCCTTCGACTCCGGCGCCGCTAAGAAGTTCGTGCTCGATCCGCATGGACTGCTTGGAAAGTAG
- a CDS encoding winged helix-turn-helix domain-containing protein: protein MSDSLPDRRYRFGVFEADAVTGELRRQGMRVRLNAQPFQVLSMLLERPGEVLTREEISRQLWPDGTFVDYEHGVNSAVNRIREALGDAASNPRFVETLARRGYRFVAPVERIAPSETVSDAVSSEEQTAVAETKARSRILATPEELPKISHPVVQTLFLLLQLMYLGFYVGALANLAEIEDLFSVLPRASQAFALLVLTAAVLIPVRAFVLCAVLFHAPRAGEKLLKLWRFLLPLDVLWSLSPFLLLHHMSFGLALSCTALLVYSPFAQRSLVLMGAGGAEHEISAVLQK, encoded by the coding sequence ATGTCGGATTCGCTACCAGATCGGCGCTATCGCTTCGGAGTTTTCGAGGCAGATGCGGTCACGGGAGAGCTTCGCAGGCAGGGCATGCGCGTGCGCTTGAATGCGCAACCGTTTCAAGTGCTTTCCATGCTCCTGGAACGTCCCGGCGAAGTACTGACGCGCGAGGAAATCTCGCGGCAACTCTGGCCCGACGGCACCTTCGTCGATTACGAACATGGCGTCAACTCCGCGGTGAATCGCATTCGAGAAGCTCTGGGAGATGCGGCGAGCAATCCGCGCTTTGTGGAGACCCTGGCGAGGCGGGGCTATCGCTTTGTCGCTCCCGTCGAACGGATCGCTCCGAGTGAAACCGTGTCGGACGCGGTATCGTCGGAAGAGCAGACAGCTGTTGCTGAAACGAAAGCGCGCAGCCGAATTTTAGCTACGCCAGAGGAGCTCCCGAAGATATCCCACCCCGTTGTACAAACACTTTTCCTTTTGCTTCAGCTCATGTATCTGGGATTTTATGTCGGAGCGTTAGCTAATCTGGCGGAGATTGAAGATCTCTTCTCGGTTTTGCCGAGAGCCAGCCAGGCCTTCGCTCTTCTCGTTCTGACGGCTGCGGTTCTGATTCCTGTCCGAGCATTTGTACTCTGTGCCGTCCTCTTTCATGCTCCAAGGGCGGGCGAAAAGCTTCTTAAACTCTGGCGGTTTTTGTTGCCACTCGACGTGCTCTGGTCACTTTCACCCTTCCTTCTGTTGCATCACATGAGCTTCGGACTGGCACTTTCCTGCACGGCACTTCTCGTCTATTCTCCTTTTGCGCAGCGTTCTCTGGTCCTCATGGGGGCAGGCGGTGCGGAGCATGAGATCTCTGCGGTTCTTCAGAAATGA
- a CDS encoding alpha-mannosidase: protein MLLKSFARRPLFKQCNRLLFVSCLALPIFSAPLFAQQGPINKAPDITTVPTLYVVPYAHLDTQWRWEMPQTISEYLLKTLKVNFDYIDKYPHYVFNWTGSNRYRLMKEYFPDDYARMMKYVAAGRWFPAGSSVEEGDVNLPSAEAIFRQVLYGNDYYRKDFGKYSNEYMIPDCFGFPASLPAILAHAGVKGFSTQKLNAEWQPAPKIGGPGSPEQTPEGIPFNVGLWIGPDGTKVIAALNPSGYGSNVYTDLSKENPPVPMPVVSAEEMATLTTQQKSMLTRNRTRNNEPNWVKRIDLDGKVTGVYADYHYVGTGDIGGATQEFSVKLLEAIATKSETTLPPPPRPNFLKPTPPSTEMVRVGEGPVHVIETEADQMFNDIKPDMMAKMPSYQGDLELINHSAGSLTSQAYHKRWVVKNELLAEAAEETSVAAALMGGRAYPQKRMNDAWTLALGGHFHDTAAGTATPRSYEFAWNDDIIVANQFAGVLTSATEAVASGMNTQGAGTPLVVFNSLNIDREDLVEAKVPFAGAAPRAVHVKGPNGEDVPAQMQDGKVLFVAKAPSVGFAVYDVSAASAPAPSSALKVTANSLENPRYKVALNADGDVSSVFDKKLNKELLSAPIRMAFSNDTPKQWPAWNMDFDQEQAAPVGYVSGPAKIRIKENGPVRVSIEVARDSMGSKFVQTISLSAGDAGNRVEFANVIDWRSKKVNLKVAFPLSASNPNATYNEEVGTIQRPNATDRQFETFSHRWIDLTDASGSFGATILTEAKNASDKPSDNTIRLTLLRTPGLQPTANGSPAAYADQANQDWGHHEFSFGLIGHAAGWREAQTDWQGYRLNDPLRAFSTTKHAGTLGKSFSLVQVSNPRVRILALKKAEGSDETIVRLVELDGKPAQDVRVSFTAPVGAAREVNGQEQPLGEARIDGGALVTSFVGYQPRTFALKLGAAKATVPAVTSQSVDLKYDLATASNDDTKTTGEGMDGKGNAFPAEMLSSQLSFHGVDFKLAAPATGTPNAVVANGQTIQLPAGKFNRVYLLAASVGGDQETEFRVGSSATKVTVQDWGGFIGQWDTRLWKNEDHRDWAISAHHPEWPGDFKAREASPAALHYPEDYVGLREGYVKPAEVAWYVSHHHTADGLNVPYQYSYLFAYAMDVPANAKTLTLPKNDKVRILAVSVANENPTVIPAQPLADTLRHTTQPTSQEPAQ, encoded by the coding sequence ATGCTCCTGAAGTCTTTCGCACGCCGTCCCCTGTTCAAGCAATGCAATCGATTGCTTTTTGTCTCCTGCCTGGCACTCCCGATCTTCAGTGCGCCTCTTTTTGCGCAGCAAGGGCCTATCAATAAGGCTCCGGATATTACAACGGTACCGACGCTATATGTCGTTCCCTATGCTCATCTGGACACGCAATGGCGTTGGGAGATGCCGCAGACGATCAGCGAATATCTGCTGAAGACACTGAAAGTGAACTTCGATTACATCGACAAGTATCCCCACTACGTCTTCAACTGGACCGGCTCGAATCGCTATCGGCTGATGAAGGAGTACTTCCCCGACGACTACGCGCGGATGATGAAGTATGTCGCGGCAGGACGATGGTTTCCGGCGGGATCCTCCGTGGAAGAAGGCGACGTCAATCTGCCCAGCGCCGAAGCCATCTTCCGCCAGGTCCTCTACGGCAACGACTACTATCGCAAAGACTTCGGCAAGTACAGCAACGAGTACATGATTCCGGACTGCTTTGGCTTCCCAGCTTCGTTGCCTGCAATCCTTGCGCATGCCGGCGTCAAAGGATTTTCAACGCAAAAACTGAACGCAGAATGGCAGCCGGCGCCAAAGATCGGCGGCCCGGGATCGCCCGAACAGACTCCCGAAGGTATCCCCTTCAACGTTGGTCTTTGGATCGGACCCGATGGCACCAAGGTCATCGCAGCGCTGAATCCAAGCGGCTACGGCAGCAATGTTTACACCGATTTGAGCAAGGAAAATCCTCCCGTTCCCATGCCCGTCGTCTCAGCAGAGGAGATGGCGACCCTCACCACACAGCAGAAATCCATGTTGACGCGGAATCGCACGCGCAACAATGAACCGAACTGGGTCAAGCGAATCGATCTGGACGGCAAGGTCACTGGCGTCTATGCCGACTACCACTATGTGGGCACGGGAGACATCGGCGGAGCCACGCAGGAGTTTTCCGTAAAGCTATTGGAGGCAATCGCAACCAAGAGCGAGACAACCCTTCCTCCACCGCCGCGCCCCAACTTTTTGAAGCCCACGCCACCGTCGACCGAAATGGTGCGTGTCGGCGAAGGTCCAGTGCATGTCATCGAGACCGAAGCCGACCAGATGTTCAACGACATCAAGCCCGACATGATGGCGAAGATGCCGAGCTACCAGGGCGATCTTGAATTGATCAATCATTCGGCGGGGTCGCTCACATCGCAGGCATACCACAAGCGTTGGGTCGTAAAGAACGAATTGCTTGCGGAAGCCGCCGAAGAGACTTCTGTTGCGGCAGCTCTCATGGGAGGCCGCGCTTACCCGCAGAAACGAATGAACGATGCCTGGACGCTTGCGCTTGGTGGCCACTTCCACGATACGGCCGCAGGAACTGCGACACCTCGCTCGTATGAATTCGCCTGGAACGACGACATCATTGTTGCCAATCAGTTCGCTGGTGTGCTGACGAGCGCCACCGAAGCAGTCGCCTCGGGGATGAACACGCAGGGCGCTGGCACACCTCTAGTCGTCTTCAACTCGCTCAACATCGATCGCGAAGATCTGGTCGAAGCAAAGGTACCCTTTGCTGGCGCGGCTCCACGTGCCGTGCACGTCAAGGGCCCGAACGGTGAAGACGTCCCTGCACAGATGCAGGACGGTAAAGTGTTGTTCGTGGCCAAGGCACCCTCCGTAGGCTTTGCCGTCTACGACGTCTCCGCAGCCTCCGCTCCAGCGCCCAGTTCGGCGTTGAAAGTCACGGCAAACTCACTGGAAAACCCGCGCTACAAAGTAGCGTTGAACGCAGACGGCGATGTATCGAGTGTCTTCGATAAAAAGCTGAATAAGGAGCTGCTCTCCGCTCCGATTCGCATGGCCTTCTCCAACGACACGCCAAAGCAATGGCCTGCATGGAACATGGACTTCGACCAGGAGCAGGCAGCTCCCGTGGGCTATGTCAGCGGACCGGCGAAGATTCGCATCAAGGAGAACGGTCCGGTGCGTGTATCGATCGAGGTCGCACGCGACTCGATGGGCTCGAAGTTCGTGCAGACCATCAGCCTGTCTGCAGGCGATGCAGGCAACCGCGTCGAATTCGCGAACGTAATCGACTGGCGCAGCAAGAAGGTCAACCTCAAAGTAGCGTTTCCTCTCTCGGCCTCCAACCCCAACGCGACGTATAACGAAGAAGTAGGGACGATCCAACGTCCGAATGCAACAGACCGTCAGTTCGAAACCTTCTCGCATCGATGGATCGATCTCACCGATGCAAGCGGCTCTTTCGGCGCTACGATCCTCACCGAAGCAAAGAACGCTTCGGACAAACCTTCCGACAATACGATCCGTCTGACGCTGCTCCGCACACCAGGTCTGCAGCCGACGGCCAACGGTTCCCCCGCCGCATACGCCGACCAGGCGAATCAAGACTGGGGACATCACGAGTTTTCCTTCGGCCTCATCGGACACGCTGCAGGATGGCGTGAGGCGCAGACGGATTGGCAGGGATACCGCCTGAACGATCCGCTGCGCGCGTTCTCCACAACAAAACATGCAGGCACACTGGGCAAGAGCTTCTCGCTGGTCCAGGTCAGCAATCCGCGCGTGCGCATTCTTGCCCTGAAGAAAGCAGAAGGCAGTGACGAAACCATCGTGCGTCTGGTCGAACTGGACGGCAAGCCCGCGCAGGATGTACGCGTCTCGTTTACCGCACCAGTCGGCGCAGCGCGCGAAGTCAACGGACAGGAGCAACCTCTGGGTGAAGCCAGGATCGATGGCGGCGCTTTGGTCACGTCGTTTGTCGGCTACCAGCCGCGCACCTTCGCACTGAAGTTAGGCGCAGCCAAAGCAACCGTTCCTGCAGTCACTTCGCAGAGCGTCGATCTCAAATATGACCTGGCAACCGCCAGCAACGACGATACCAAGACCACTGGCGAAGGCATGGACGGCAAGGGCAACGCCTTCCCTGCCGAGATGCTGTCCTCACAACTCTCGTTCCATGGGGTCGACTTCAAACTTGCAGCCCCTGCCACTGGAACTCCGAACGCAGTGGTAGCAAACGGCCAGACGATTCAACTGCCTGCTGGAAAATTCAACCGCGTCTACCTTCTGGCTGCATCTGTCGGAGGCGATCAGGAGACAGAGTTCCGCGTGGGAAGCAGCGCTACAAAGGTCACTGTTCAGGACTGGGGCGGCTTCATCGGCCAGTGGGACACACGCCTCTGGAAGAACGAAGACCATCGCGACTGGGCCATCTCTGCCCACCATCCGGAGTGGCCGGGTGACTTCAAAGCACGTGAGGCATCTCCCGCAGCTCTTCACTATCCGGAAGACTACGTCGGCCTCCGCGAGGGATATGTGAAACCAGCCGAAGTGGCCTGGTATGTCTCGCACCATCACACCGCGGATGGTCTGAATGTGCCCTACCAATACTCTTACTTGTTCGCCTACGCGATGGACGTCCCTGCGAATGCGAAGACACTGACCTTGCCGAAGAATGACAAGGTTCGCATACTTGCTGTCTCCGTAGCGAATGAGAATCCGACGGTCATACCGGCGCAACCTCTCGCTGATACCCTGCGACACACAACGCAACCGACCTCACAGGAGCCAGCTCAGTAG
- a CDS encoding GtrA family protein has protein sequence MTPFLRWWKFNLVGAIGMAVQLTALAFINHWIPGHYLYASAAAIELTLLHNFVWHLHYTWRDRRKDSSWLSQLIRFHCSNGLVSLLGNLALMRLLVHEAHLPLLIANSIAILCCSIVNFCIGNNWAFAAAS, from the coding sequence ATGACGCCTTTCCTGCGCTGGTGGAAGTTCAATCTCGTGGGTGCGATAGGCATGGCGGTGCAACTCACAGCGTTGGCGTTCATCAACCACTGGATTCCGGGGCACTACCTTTATGCCTCGGCTGCAGCCATCGAGCTAACGCTGCTGCATAACTTCGTCTGGCACCTGCACTACACCTGGCGCGACCGTCGCAAAGATTCCTCGTGGCTCTCGCAGTTGATCCGTTTTCATTGCTCCAACGGCCTGGTCTCTCTGCTGGGAAATCTTGCACTGATGCGGCTTCTCGTCCATGAGGCGCATCTGCCCTTACTCATTGCGAATAGCATTGCAATTCTGTGTTGTTCCATTGTGAACTTTTGTATTGGAAACAACTGGGCGTTCGCAGCAGCTTCGTAA
- a CDS encoding CDP-alcohol phosphatidyltransferase family protein gives MIKTKPVTKSNATAFATVRRVNQSLTASEEKRLLQWMAGRAPAWLTSDQLTALGLGAQVGAGIFYALSRSHRHALLLVILCVLLNWFGDSMDGTLARVRRQQRPRYGFYVDHMVDVFGSVALMCGLGFSGFLHWQTAIAMLVTFLLLSSESYLATYTLSCFELSQGIFGPTEIRLLLIIGNLALLRSPYSTLFGHKMLLFDLGGTIASVCMFVLAIVVTLRHTAELYRQEPLP, from the coding sequence ATGATCAAAACGAAACCGGTCACAAAGAGTAACGCAACGGCTTTCGCCACGGTACGCAGAGTCAACCAGTCGCTCACAGCTTCCGAGGAGAAGCGCCTTCTACAGTGGATGGCGGGACGCGCGCCTGCATGGCTCACTTCAGATCAGCTCACAGCGCTTGGCCTGGGCGCACAGGTCGGAGCCGGAATCTTCTATGCCCTGTCACGCTCTCATCGGCATGCTTTGCTTCTGGTCATCCTATGCGTGCTGCTCAACTGGTTTGGAGACAGCATGGATGGAACTCTGGCTCGTGTGCGACGGCAACAACGACCACGCTATGGCTTTTATGTCGACCATATGGTGGATGTTTTTGGCTCTGTCGCTTTGATGTGCGGTCTCGGCTTTTCAGGATTTCTGCATTGGCAAACGGCCATCGCGATGCTGGTAACGTTTCTTCTGCTGTCGAGCGAGAGCTATCTTGCGACCTACACCTTGTCCTGCTTCGAACTATCGCAAGGCATCTTCGGCCCCACAGAGATTCGTCTTCTCTTGATCATCGGAAACCTCGCACTTCTGCGTAGTCCGTACTCCACGCTGTTCGGACACAAGATGCTGCTCTTTGATCTGGGAGGAACGATTGCCTCGGTCTGCATGTTTGTCCTGGCAATCGTCGTCACCCTCCGCCACACAGCAGAACTCTACCGGCAGGAGCCCTTACCATGA
- a CDS encoding ABC transporter ATP-binding protein, with translation MNETPIIEVRQLTKTYRVGEVDVHALRGVDLEVQKGEFIAVVGTSGSGKSTLFNVLGGLTPPSTGSVHIGGKDLSHMTNAERTNLRKDTVGFVFQKYNLLPTLSAEDNIKIVKYIGGHGTDFDAPFNEVLRLLGIAERLKHKPRALSGGQQQRVAIARAIVNGPAILLADEPTGNLDSQNSAAVLNLLKDLNERLGQTILMITHDEEAASYAHRRVHMRDGQLLQ, from the coding sequence ATGAATGAGACTCCCATCATCGAAGTGCGGCAGTTAACCAAGACTTATCGCGTCGGCGAGGTCGATGTGCATGCGTTGCGTGGCGTCGATCTTGAAGTGCAGAAGGGCGAGTTTATTGCGGTGGTCGGAACTTCGGGTTCAGGCAAGTCGACGCTCTTCAATGTCCTCGGCGGGCTTACGCCGCCTTCTACGGGGAGCGTCCATATCGGCGGTAAAGATCTCTCGCATATGACGAACGCGGAGCGGACGAATCTTCGCAAGGATACGGTGGGATTCGTCTTTCAAAAATACAATCTGCTGCCTACGCTCTCGGCAGAAGACAACATCAAGATTGTGAAGTACATCGGTGGCCACGGCACCGATTTCGATGCGCCGTTCAACGAAGTGCTGCGTTTACTTGGAATCGCGGAACGACTGAAGCACAAACCGCGTGCGCTCTCGGGAGGGCAACAGCAGCGTGTGGCGATTGCGCGCGCGATTGTGAATGGTCCAGCCATCCTTCTGGCGGATGAACCCACAGGGAATCTCGACAGCCAGAACTCCGCTGCCGTGTTGAATCTGTTGAAGGATCTGAATGAACGTTTGGGTCAAACGATCCTCATGATTACGCATGACGAGGAAGCAGCATCTTATGCGCATCGACGTGTGCATATGCGGGACGGACAGTTGTTGCAGTAA